One part of the Prosthecobacter vanneervenii genome encodes these proteins:
- the wecB gene encoding non-hydrolyzing UDP-N-acetylglucosamine 2-epimerase: MIKIINSSLSKVLVCIGTGMELVRFAPVIKALEKRGVAVVTVTLGQRDESLKGLFELFGLRAQHQLETMCYGKPADVLGSRQLDRLDAVLAEEKPDLVLVQGDNESAVLGSLAAFNRGIPVGHLEAGQMTGGAQSPYPEGMYRRLVGRIVGGHFAATEASRRILIEEGSAADSVHVVGNTSVDALHQTLASRRPGKTVELMQQWVAGRRLVLVSEFNGATGDDELVTAVKALREFVEGQPDLCMIFPLPSSPEVRAVVTAELDCHPRVRLMDPLDYGDTIHLLSGAWLVVSDSGGFQEEAASLGVPMIVMNEGWLCAEAVESGVVRHAGSAVESLRNVLQSALTDDSWHASAGRARDLSGDGHAAARLCDLLLGARSPRFATQPLRMAA; this comes from the coding sequence ATGATCAAAATAATCAACTCCAGCCTTTCCAAAGTGCTCGTCTGCATCGGCACAGGCATGGAATTGGTGAGATTTGCGCCGGTAATCAAGGCTTTGGAGAAACGGGGGGTGGCTGTTGTGACGGTGACCCTGGGGCAACGTGACGAGTCGCTGAAGGGGCTTTTTGAGCTGTTTGGACTGCGTGCGCAGCACCAGTTGGAAACCATGTGCTATGGAAAACCCGCTGACGTACTGGGCAGCCGCCAGCTGGACCGCCTGGATGCTGTGCTGGCGGAAGAAAAACCGGATCTAGTGCTGGTACAAGGGGACAATGAGTCTGCAGTGCTGGGGTCTCTGGCCGCCTTTAACCGTGGCATTCCTGTGGGACACCTGGAAGCCGGGCAGATGACGGGCGGCGCTCAAAGTCCGTATCCGGAAGGAATGTACCGACGTTTGGTCGGAAGGATTGTGGGAGGGCATTTTGCCGCCACTGAGGCGAGCCGTCGCATTTTGATTGAGGAAGGGAGTGCTGCAGATTCCGTGCACGTGGTGGGCAACACCTCTGTGGACGCCCTGCACCAGACCCTGGCCTCAAGGCGTCCGGGAAAGACCGTGGAACTGATGCAGCAGTGGGTGGCGGGGCGACGCCTGGTGCTGGTGTCTGAGTTCAACGGCGCAACTGGGGATGATGAACTGGTGACCGCTGTGAAGGCGCTACGCGAGTTTGTCGAAGGACAACCGGACCTGTGCATGATTTTTCCGCTGCCTTCGAGCCCGGAAGTGCGGGCTGTGGTGACCGCAGAGCTGGACTGTCATCCGCGTGTGCGACTGATGGATCCGCTGGATTATGGCGACACCATTCACCTGCTCTCCGGGGCGTGGCTGGTGGTGTCTGACTCAGGCGGCTTCCAAGAGGAAGCGGCCTCCCTGGGGGTGCCGATGATCGTGATGAATGAGGGATGGCTCTGTGCTGAGGCCGTGGAAAGCGGGGTGGTGCGCCATGCCGGATCTGCGGTGGAAAGCCTGCGCAATGTGCTGCAGTCCGCGCTGACAGACGACTCCTGGCATGCCAGCGCTGGTCGTGCGCGTGATTTGTCTGGAGACGGTCATGCAGCGGCACGCCTCTGCGATCTGCTGCTGGGAGCGCGGAGTCCGCGCTTTGCCACACAGCCTCTGCGGATGGCTGCGTAG
- a CDS encoding amidohydrolase family protein: MNRRNFILTSSAALAAASLHAADEARLTDCHVYLGANPFRKLGAENRDEFIQALGKRGVTDAWAGSFEGLLRRDVAAVNRSLAQACQGTMLRPCGTINPTLPDWQEDVRRCTEDHGMRIIRLHPNYHAYDLKTPAFRELLALSAKHRLLIQLVVQMEDERTQNPVVRVAPVDLQPLPGILQEIKDARVMLLNANSAMLLRHVQTCPNLWLDFAMIEGVGGVENLLKTWPQDRLVFGSYAPVFYWESARLKLQESALSPAQSAAVHWQNATALLT, from the coding sequence CACCTCCAGCGCCGCGCTGGCCGCCGCATCCCTTCACGCGGCAGACGAGGCCAGGCTCACCGACTGCCATGTCTATCTTGGAGCCAATCCTTTCCGCAAACTCGGCGCTGAAAACCGCGATGAGTTCATCCAGGCCCTCGGCAAACGCGGCGTGACAGACGCATGGGCAGGTTCCTTCGAGGGCCTCCTTCGGCGCGATGTGGCTGCTGTGAACCGCTCGCTGGCTCAGGCCTGCCAGGGCACCATGCTGCGTCCCTGCGGCACCATCAATCCCACCCTGCCCGATTGGCAGGAGGATGTGAGACGCTGCACTGAAGACCACGGCATGCGCATCATCCGCCTCCATCCCAATTACCATGCCTACGATCTCAAGACGCCCGCCTTCCGCGAGCTTCTCGCCTTGTCGGCAAAACACCGGCTGCTGATCCAGCTGGTGGTGCAGATGGAAGACGAGCGCACTCAAAATCCAGTGGTGCGCGTCGCCCCGGTGGATCTCCAGCCGCTGCCCGGCATCCTCCAGGAAATAAAGGACGCACGCGTCATGCTGCTCAATGCCAATTCCGCCATGCTGCTGCGCCACGTGCAGACCTGCCCAAACCTCTGGCTCGATTTTGCCATGATCGAAGGCGTAGGTGGCGTGGAAAACCTCCTCAAAACCTGGCCTCAGGACCGGCTGGTGTTTGGCTCCTACGCCCCCGTTTTCTACTGGGAGTCCGCCCGCTTGAAACTGCAAGAGTCCGCGCTCTCTCCCGCTCAGTCCGCCGCCGTACACTGGCAAAACGCCACCGCCTTGCTGACCTGA
- a CDS encoding sugar phosphate isomerase/epimerase family protein codes for MIKLTGIADEAGASLDVQIQAHKELGWDSIESRIVDFDGVKGNLHEIPDAVFDKVVAHLEQKGMKVCGFGSLIGNWAKKITDDFSITEAEIGRAIPRMQRLGAKMIRVMSYAVCKNDAGADLEEQFAEERIKRMRIINQRFADAGITVLHENCMNWGGMSPTYVQRMAEAVPGMKWVFDTGNPVFIDDRDKPGHKQDAWEMYQAIKPYMAHVHVKDGIWDKTKNDAVYTFPGEGEGQTERIMKDLVETGYNGYISIEPHVAVVFHGAGAADNLSPEQKAKEQYDSYIKYGRMLEAILTKVGAKLG; via the coding sequence ATGATCAAACTCACCGGCATTGCAGACGAAGCAGGCGCATCTCTGGATGTGCAAATCCAGGCCCACAAAGAGCTCGGCTGGGACAGCATCGAGTCCCGCATCGTGGACTTTGACGGCGTGAAGGGAAACCTGCACGAGATCCCCGACGCCGTGTTCGACAAGGTCGTCGCCCATCTGGAGCAGAAGGGCATGAAGGTCTGCGGCTTCGGCTCCCTCATCGGCAACTGGGCCAAAAAAATCACCGACGACTTTAGCATCACGGAGGCCGAAATCGGCCGTGCCATTCCCCGCATGCAGCGCCTGGGCGCCAAAATGATCCGCGTCATGAGCTACGCCGTCTGCAAAAACGACGCCGGTGCAGATCTCGAGGAGCAGTTTGCCGAAGAGCGTATCAAGCGCATGCGCATCATCAATCAGCGCTTCGCTGATGCCGGCATCACCGTGCTGCATGAAAACTGCATGAACTGGGGCGGCATGAGCCCCACCTACGTGCAGCGCATGGCGGAGGCCGTCCCCGGCATGAAGTGGGTCTTCGACACCGGCAACCCTGTCTTCATTGACGACCGCGACAAGCCCGGCCACAAGCAGGACGCCTGGGAAATGTATCAGGCTATCAAGCCCTACATGGCCCATGTGCACGTGAAGGACGGCATCTGGGACAAGACCAAGAACGACGCCGTTTACACCTTCCCCGGCGAGGGCGAAGGCCAGACCGAGCGCATCATGAAGGATCTCGTGGAAACCGGCTACAACGGCTACATCAGCATCGAACCCCACGTGGCCGTCGTCTTCCACGGCGCCGGTGCCGCTGACAATCTCTCCCCTGAACAAAAGGCCAAGGAGCAGTATGACAGCTACATCAAATACGGACGTATGCTGGAAGCCATCCTGACCAAGGTGGGTGCCAAGCTCGGCTGA